From the genome of Streptomyces sp. NBC_01317, one region includes:
- the trpC gene encoding indole-3-glycerol phosphate synthase TrpC, whose protein sequence is MSVLDEIIDGVRADLAERQARVSLDELKERAAKAPAAKDALAALRGEGVHVICEVKRSSPSKGALAAIADPAGLAADYEAGGAAVISVLTEKRRFGGSLADLEAVRARVDIPVLRKDFIVTSYQLWEARAYGADLVLLIVSALEQDALVSLIERAESIGLTPLVEVHDEDEVERAVAAGAKIIGVNARDLKTLKVDRGTFERVAPEIPVGIVKIAESGVRGPHDLIAYANAGADAVLVGESLVTGRDPKSAVADLVAAGAHPALRHGRD, encoded by the coding sequence GTGAGTGTGCTCGACGAGATCATCGACGGCGTGCGCGCCGACCTCGCGGAGCGGCAGGCCCGGGTGAGCCTTGACGAGCTCAAGGAGCGCGCCGCCAAGGCCCCCGCGGCGAAGGACGCCCTCGCCGCGCTGCGCGGTGAAGGGGTCCACGTGATCTGCGAGGTGAAGCGCTCCAGCCCCTCGAAGGGCGCGCTCGCCGCGATCGCCGACCCGGCCGGGCTCGCCGCCGACTACGAGGCGGGCGGCGCGGCCGTCATCTCCGTACTGACCGAAAAGCGCCGCTTCGGCGGGTCGCTGGCCGACCTGGAGGCCGTCAGGGCCCGGGTCGACATCCCGGTCCTGCGCAAGGACTTCATCGTCACCTCGTACCAGCTGTGGGAGGCGCGTGCCTACGGCGCTGACCTGGTGCTGCTCATCGTCTCGGCGCTGGAGCAGGACGCGCTGGTGTCGCTCATCGAGCGCGCCGAGTCGATCGGGCTGACCCCGCTCGTGGAGGTCCACGACGAGGACGAGGTCGAGCGGGCGGTCGCCGCCGGAGCGAAGATCATCGGCGTCAACGCACGTGATCTCAAGACGCTCAAGGTCGACCGCGGCACGTTCGAGCGGGTCGCCCCCGAGATCCCGGTCGGCATCGTGAAGATCGCCGAGTCGGGGGTGCGCGGGCCGCACGACCTGATCGCGTACGCCAACGCCGGGGCCGACGCGGTCCTCGTCGGCGAGTCGCTGGTCACCGGCCGCGACCCGAAGTCGGCGGTGGCCGACCTGGTCGCCGCCGGGGCCCACCCGGCGCTGCGGCACGGAAGGGACTGA
- a CDS encoding DsbA family protein, translated as MSEKNREARRSARERLQQERAADRTREKRKRVLVVASTVVGVLGVVAVIGVVAAKAGKDGTSDAAGPVLAPSGVSGKDELAIPVGAPDAPSTLTVWEDFRCPACAQFENAFRGTVHELENQGQLKVEYHLATIIDGNMGGTGSLRAANAAACAQDVGKFAPYHDELYKNQPAETDDAFAKNSRLLELAGKVDGLESAPGFRQCVQGGDHNNWVNKSAAAFRTGGFSGTPTVLLNGEAVFPKKGNENITPDNLKKWVKEANRGKKPGTAPPETRSVG; from the coding sequence GTGAGCGAGAAGAACCGTGAGGCAAGGCGGAGCGCGAGAGAGCGGCTCCAGCAGGAACGTGCGGCGGACAGGACCCGGGAGAAGCGCAAGCGGGTGCTGGTCGTCGCGTCGACGGTGGTCGGCGTGCTCGGGGTGGTCGCCGTGATCGGCGTGGTCGCCGCCAAGGCGGGCAAGGACGGCACCAGCGACGCCGCGGGCCCCGTGCTCGCCCCGTCCGGTGTCTCGGGCAAGGACGAGCTGGCGATCCCCGTGGGCGCGCCCGACGCGCCCTCCACGCTGACCGTGTGGGAGGACTTCCGCTGCCCGGCGTGCGCCCAGTTCGAGAACGCGTTCCGGGGCACCGTCCACGAGCTGGAGAACCAGGGCCAGCTCAAGGTCGAGTACCACCTCGCCACGATCATCGACGGCAACATGGGCGGCACGGGCTCGCTGCGCGCGGCCAACGCGGCCGCCTGCGCCCAGGACGTCGGCAAGTTCGCCCCGTACCACGACGAGCTGTACAAGAACCAGCCCGCGGAGACGGACGACGCCTTCGCGAAGAACAGCCGGCTGCTGGAGCTGGCGGGCAAGGTCGACGGCCTGGAGTCGGCGCCCGGCTTCCGCCAGTGCGTGCAGGGCGGCGACCACAACAACTGGGTGAACAAGTCGGCGGCGGCGTTCCGTACCGGCGGCTTCTCCGGGACGCCGACCGTGCTCCTGAACGGGGAGGCGGTGTTCCCGAAGAAGGGCAACGAGAACATCACACCCGACAACCTGAAGAAGTGGGTGAAGGAGGCCAACCGGGGCAAGAAGCCCGGTACGGCACCGCCCGAGACCAGGTCGGTGGGCTGA
- the trpM gene encoding tryptophan biosynthesis modulator TrpM: protein MLRKLPLPSPHAPLARGCRPRGCRAPARRVHGRRVRYVIGDEPGQVNGMRWRGGR from the coding sequence GTGCTGCGCAAGCTGCCGCTGCCGTCGCCCCACGCGCCCCTGGCGCGCGGGTGCCGGCCGCGCGGCTGCCGTGCGCCGGCGCGTCGGGTGCACGGACGGCGGGTGCGGTACGTGATCGGCGACGAGCCCGGTCAGGTCAACGGGATGCGATGGCGCGGCGGTCGCTGA
- a CDS encoding TIGR02234 family membrane protein, with protein MSAVPVPQPRAAVPVSTDAASSRRSLAVALLLGAAGAAVVLIASGQVWSRGTASVGGGSVPLSADGRDVTGVPAALAVVGLAALVAVFAVRSGGRLLVSLLLTLSGAGAAATAFLGASDSSALDEKAATTVGDSSATIGDVLTHTAWPYVTAVAGVLILLAGLLSLRYGKQWPAMSGRYEREGVPRAGGGSGAVRGGPARPAPVVDPDRPEDLWKALDRGEDPTRET; from the coding sequence GTGAGTGCCGTCCCCGTACCCCAGCCCCGCGCCGCCGTCCCGGTGTCCACCGACGCCGCGAGCAGCCGCCGCAGTCTCGCCGTCGCCCTCCTTCTCGGCGCCGCGGGCGCCGCCGTCGTCCTGATCGCCTCCGGCCAGGTCTGGTCCCGGGGCACCGCGTCGGTGGGCGGTGGCAGCGTGCCCCTCTCGGCCGACGGCCGTGACGTCACCGGTGTGCCCGCCGCCCTCGCCGTCGTGGGCCTGGCCGCCCTCGTCGCCGTGTTCGCCGTCCGCAGCGGAGGGCGCCTGCTCGTCTCCCTGCTGCTCACGCTGAGCGGCGCGGGCGCCGCCGCGACCGCCTTCCTCGGCGCGTCCGACAGCTCCGCCCTGGACGAGAAGGCCGCGACGACGGTCGGCGACAGCTCCGCGACCATCGGCGACGTCCTGACCCACACGGCCTGGCCGTACGTCACCGCCGTCGCCGGGGTCCTCATCCTGCTCGCCGGCCTGCTCTCCCTGCGGTACGGGAAGCAGTGGCCCGCCATGTCGGGGCGCTACGAACGCGAGGGCGTGCCCCGGGCCGGCGGCGGGAGCGGCGCCGTGCGCGGGGGCCCGGCCAGGCCCGCGCCCGTCGTGGACCCCGACCGGCCCGAGGACCTGTGGAAGGCGCTGGACCGGGGCGAGGACCCGACGCGGGAGACGTGA
- a CDS encoding CaiB/BaiF CoA transferase family protein, producing the protein MTTAATPTTPGRDTTPGPDNAPAPLAGLRVLDLATLFAGPLAATMLGDFGADVIKIEHPTRPDPSRGHGPAKDGVGLWWKLLGRNKRTVTLDLSTPGGRDLLLRMAAEADVVIENFRPGTLEKWGLGWEELSTANPRLVLARVTGFGQFGPYSHRPGFGTLAEAMSGFAAITGEPDGPPTLPPFGLADSIAALATAYAVMTALAGRQATGRGQVVDLAIIEPILTVLGPQPLWYDQLGYVQPRTGNRSRNNAPRNTYRTADGSWLAVSTSAQSIAERVMRLVGRPELAAEPWFATGGGRAEHADVLDDAVGGWIARHTRDEAMAAFEKAEAAIAPVYDIRDVMEDPQYRALDSVTEVPDPELGPLRMQNVLFRLSETPGAIRWAGRPHGADTDAVLAGLGLSAPEIAALRSEGAL; encoded by the coding sequence ATGACCACCGCAGCGACCCCCACCACCCCGGGACGGGACACGACACCCGGGCCGGACAACGCCCCCGCCCCCCTCGCCGGCCTGCGCGTCCTCGATCTCGCCACGCTCTTCGCCGGCCCCCTCGCGGCCACGATGCTCGGCGACTTCGGCGCGGACGTCATCAAGATCGAGCACCCCACCCGCCCCGACCCCTCCCGGGGACACGGTCCCGCCAAGGACGGGGTGGGCCTGTGGTGGAAGCTCCTCGGCCGCAACAAGCGCACGGTCACCCTCGACCTGTCGACGCCCGGCGGCCGTGACCTGCTCCTGCGCATGGCCGCCGAGGCCGACGTCGTCATCGAGAACTTCCGGCCCGGCACGCTGGAGAAGTGGGGCCTCGGCTGGGAGGAGCTGTCGACGGCCAACCCCCGGCTGGTGCTGGCCCGCGTCACCGGGTTCGGCCAGTTCGGCCCGTACTCCCACCGCCCCGGCTTCGGCACGCTCGCCGAGGCGATGAGCGGCTTCGCCGCGATCACCGGCGAACCGGACGGGCCGCCGACCCTGCCGCCGTTCGGCCTGGCCGACTCGATCGCGGCGCTGGCCACGGCGTACGCGGTGATGACCGCGCTCGCGGGCCGTCAGGCCACCGGGCGCGGCCAGGTGGTCGACCTGGCGATCATCGAGCCGATCCTCACCGTGCTCGGGCCGCAGCCGCTCTGGTACGACCAGCTCGGCTACGTACAGCCGCGTACCGGCAACCGGTCCCGCAACAACGCCCCCCGCAACACCTACCGGACCGCCGACGGCTCCTGGCTCGCGGTCTCCACGTCGGCGCAGTCCATCGCGGAGCGCGTGATGCGTCTGGTGGGGCGGCCGGAGCTGGCCGCCGAGCCGTGGTTCGCCACCGGCGGGGGCCGGGCGGAGCACGCGGACGTCCTGGACGACGCGGTGGGCGGCTGGATCGCCCGGCACACCCGGGACGAGGCGATGGCGGCGTTCGAGAAGGCCGAGGCGGCGATCGCGCCGGTCTACGACATCCGGGACGTCATGGAGGACCCGCAGTACCGGGCGCTGGACAGCGTCACCGAGGTCCCGGACCCCGAGCTGGGCCCGCTGCGGATGCAGAACGTCCTCTTCCGGCTCTCCGAGACGCCCGGGGCCATCCGCTGGGCGGGCCGCCCGCACGGCGCGGACACCGACGCGGTGCTGGCCGGCCTGGGCCTGTCGGCGCCGGAGATCGCGGCGCTGCGGTCGGAGGGGGCGCTGTGA
- the lgt gene encoding prolipoprotein diacylglyceryl transferase yields MELAYIPSPSSGVLHLGPLPLRGYAFCIIIGVFVAVWYGGKRWVARGGKAGTVADIAVWAVPFGLVGGRLYHVITDYQLYFSDGENWVDAFKIWEGGLGIWGAIALGAVGAWIGCRRRGIPLPAWADALAPAIAFAQAIGRWGNWFNQELYGKETDVPWALKISSGPNREAGLYHPTFLYESLWCVGVALLVIWADRRFKLGHGRAFALYVAAYCVGRFWIEYLRVDEAHHILGLRLNDWTAIIIFALAVTYIVISSRLRPGREEVVEPDRDESAKPVTSESSEPEDAEPTDADADAADAKTTT; encoded by the coding sequence ATGGAACTTGCCTACATTCCCAGCCCGTCGTCCGGTGTGCTCCATCTTGGACCGCTCCCGCTGCGCGGCTACGCGTTCTGCATCATCATCGGTGTCTTCGTCGCCGTCTGGTACGGCGGCAAGCGCTGGGTCGCCCGGGGCGGCAAAGCCGGCACCGTGGCCGACATCGCCGTCTGGGCGGTGCCCTTCGGCCTGGTCGGCGGGCGGCTCTACCACGTCATCACCGACTACCAGCTGTATTTCAGCGACGGTGAGAACTGGGTCGACGCCTTCAAGATCTGGGAGGGCGGCCTCGGGATCTGGGGCGCGATCGCGCTGGGCGCGGTGGGTGCCTGGATCGGCTGCCGGCGGCGGGGCATCCCGCTGCCCGCGTGGGCGGACGCGCTGGCGCCCGCGATCGCGTTCGCGCAGGCGATCGGGCGGTGGGGCAACTGGTTCAACCAGGAGCTGTACGGCAAGGAGACCGACGTGCCGTGGGCGCTCAAGATCTCCTCGGGGCCGAACCGTGAGGCGGGCCTCTACCACCCGACGTTCCTGTACGAGTCGCTGTGGTGCGTCGGGGTGGCCCTGCTGGTCATCTGGGCCGACCGCCGCTTCAAGCTCGGGCACGGGCGGGCGTTCGCGCTGTACGTCGCGGCGTACTGCGTGGGGCGCTTCTGGATCGAGTACCTGCGGGTCGACGAGGCGCACCACATCCTGGGCCTGCGCCTGAACGACTGGACGGCGATCATCATCTTCGCGCTGGCGGTCACGTACATCGTGATCTCGTCGCGGCTCCGCCCCGGGCGGGAAGAGGTGGTGGAGCCGGACCGCGACGAGTCGGCGAAGCCGGTGACCTCGGAGTCTTCGGAGCCGGAGGACGCGGAGCCGACCGACGCGGACGCCGACGCGGCGGACGCGAAGACGACGACCTGA
- a CDS encoding HGxxPAAW family protein, which produces MAGTSHGHTPAAWTGVTIAFIGFCVGGVFTVTADPVGFWVGIGVVLLGGVVGLGMKFMGLGMPQESTEQARARAEAGRAQVEGANAADGGDKADDKTHQTV; this is translated from the coding sequence ATGGCGGGCACCAGCCACGGACACACCCCGGCCGCCTGGACCGGCGTCACCATCGCGTTCATCGGGTTCTGCGTCGGCGGGGTCTTCACGGTGACGGCGGACCCGGTCGGGTTCTGGGTCGGCATCGGGGTCGTCCTGCTCGGCGGCGTGGTCGGCCTCGGGATGAAGTTCATGGGTCTCGGCATGCCCCAGGAGTCCACGGAGCAGGCGCGCGCCAGGGCCGAGGCCGGGCGGGCGCAGGTCGAGGGGGCCAACGCCGCCGACGGCGGCGACAAGGCCGACGACAAGACCCACCAGACCGTCTGA
- a CDS encoding HpcH/HpaI aldolase/citrate lyase family protein, with product MTIPLTWLYVPGDRPEVMAKALSRGADVVIVDLEDAVAPDRKEHARAATAEFLSEPHATPVHVRIDDGPDAAALSGLPGLSGLRLPKVTHASDIHRIAARTPDTALYALLESAMGIEHAYAIATAHPAVRGIGLGESDLRADLGVRDDSGLDWSRGRVVVAARAAGLAPPAQSVFPDVQDLEGLAASCAHGRALGFLGRAAIHPRQLPVIERAYLPTSQEIEAAEEVVEAATREGGAQSLPDGRFVDAAIVAAARRTLSLASRK from the coding sequence GTGACGATCCCGCTGACCTGGCTGTACGTCCCCGGGGACCGGCCGGAGGTGATGGCGAAGGCGCTGTCGCGGGGCGCGGACGTGGTGATCGTGGACCTGGAGGACGCGGTGGCCCCGGACCGCAAGGAGCACGCGCGCGCCGCCACCGCCGAGTTTCTGTCCGAGCCGCACGCGACGCCGGTCCATGTCCGTATCGACGACGGCCCGGACGCGGCCGCGCTGTCCGGGCTCCCCGGGCTGTCGGGCCTCCGGCTTCCCAAGGTCACCCACGCGTCCGACATCCACCGGATCGCGGCCAGGACGCCGGACACGGCGCTGTACGCGCTGCTGGAGTCGGCGATGGGGATCGAGCACGCGTACGCGATCGCGACCGCGCATCCCGCGGTACGGGGCATCGGTCTCGGTGAGTCGGACCTGCGGGCGGATCTGGGGGTACGGGACGACTCCGGCCTCGACTGGTCGCGCGGCCGGGTCGTGGTGGCGGCCCGCGCGGCGGGGCTGGCGCCGCCGGCCCAGTCGGTGTTCCCGGACGTCCAGGACCTGGAGGGACTGGCGGCGTCCTGCGCGCACGGGCGGGCCCTGGGGTTCCTGGGGCGCGCGGCGATCCATCCCCGCCAGCTGCCGGTCATCGAGCGGGCCTATCTGCCGACGTCCCAGGAGATCGAGGCGGCGGAGGAGGTGGTGGAGGCGGCGACGCGGGAGGGCGGGGCGCAGTCGCTCCCGGACGGCCGCTTTGTCGACGCGGCGATCGTGGCGGCGGCACGCCGTACGCTTTCGCTGGCGTCGCGGAAGTAG
- the trpA gene encoding tryptophan synthase subunit alpha has translation MSGNVALLDAALAAAKAEDRAALIAYLPAGFPTVDGGIAAVKAVFEGGADIVEVGLPHSDPVLDGPVIQTADDIALKGGVRIADVMRTVREAYEATGKPVLVMTYWNPIDRYGVERFTAELAAAGGAGCILPDLPVQESALWREHAQKQGLATVFVVAPSSKDQRLAEITAVGSGFVYAASLMGVTGTRVSVGAQAQDLVVRTRATTDLPVCVGLGVSDAAQAAEVAGFADGVIVGSAFVKRMLDAPDAASGLVAVRELAAELAAGVRKR, from the coding sequence GTGAGCGGGAACGTAGCGCTGCTCGACGCCGCACTGGCGGCGGCCAAGGCGGAGGACCGGGCCGCCCTCATCGCCTACCTGCCCGCCGGGTTCCCGACGGTGGACGGTGGCATCGCGGCGGTCAAGGCCGTCTTCGAGGGGGGCGCCGACATCGTCGAGGTCGGGCTGCCGCACAGCGACCCGGTGCTCGACGGACCCGTCATCCAGACCGCCGACGACATCGCCCTCAAGGGCGGCGTCAGGATCGCGGACGTGATGCGCACGGTCCGTGAGGCGTACGAGGCGACCGGGAAACCGGTGCTCGTGATGACGTACTGGAACCCGATCGACCGCTACGGCGTCGAGCGGTTCACCGCCGAGCTGGCGGCGGCGGGCGGCGCCGGGTGCATCCTGCCCGACCTGCCGGTCCAGGAGTCCGCGCTGTGGCGCGAGCACGCGCAGAAGCAGGGCCTGGCCACGGTCTTCGTGGTCGCGCCCAGCAGCAAGGACCAGCGGCTCGCCGAGATCACGGCCGTGGGCAGCGGATTTGTCTACGCGGCCTCCCTGATGGGTGTGACCGGTACGCGCGTGTCGGTCGGCGCGCAGGCCCAGGACCTGGTGGTACGCACCCGCGCCACGACCGACCTGCCGGTCTGTGTGGGGCTCGGGGTGTCCGACGCCGCGCAGGCGGCCGAGGTCGCGGGCTTCGCCGACGGGGTGATTGTCGGCTCCGCCTTCGTGAAGCGGATGCTGGACGCCCCCGACGCCGCGTCGGGCCTGGTCGCGGTGCGTGAGCTGGCGGCCGAGCTTGCCGCCGGTGTTCGCAAGCGCTGA
- a CDS encoding DUF2752 domain-containing protein, translating into MSVPSAPVPAGSEPSAGQARPAPAVPPGIHAAPQAPPAPAFPPGTYAAPPPGPPAASLVRRLLAPAGSLAAVAGAFTYVGLIDPNHPGHYPVCPLFALTGLYCPGCGGLRSAHALAHGDLVTAFGDNALAVLGYGVAAALWVLWTVSSVRARTRLPLPVPRRPAVWWAVGGVVLIFTLIRNLPFGSSLAP; encoded by the coding sequence ATGTCAGTCCCCTCCGCACCGGTTCCGGCGGGCTCCGAGCCGTCGGCCGGGCAGGCCCGTCCCGCCCCCGCCGTCCCGCCGGGCATCCACGCGGCTCCGCAGGCCCCTCCCGCTCCGGCCTTCCCGCCGGGCACGTACGCCGCTCCGCCGCCCGGACCGCCCGCTGCCTCGCTCGTACGGCGTCTCCTCGCCCCGGCCGGCTCCCTGGCCGCCGTCGCCGGGGCCTTCACGTACGTCGGGCTGATCGACCCGAACCACCCCGGCCACTACCCGGTCTGCCCGCTCTTCGCCCTCACCGGTCTCTACTGCCCCGGCTGCGGCGGGTTGCGCAGCGCCCACGCCCTCGCCCACGGCGACCTGGTCACCGCCTTCGGCGACAACGCGCTGGCCGTCCTCGGGTACGGGGTGGCCGCCGCGCTCTGGGTGCTCTGGACGGTCTCGTCCGTACGGGCCAGGACCCGGCTCCCGCTGCCCGTCCCGCGCCGTCCGGCCGTGTGGTGGGCCGTCGGCGGAGTCGTCCTGATCTTCACACTGATCAGAAACCTGCCGTTCGGCTCGTCGCTCGCTCCGTGA
- the trpB gene encoding tryptophan synthase subunit beta yields MPEKPAVSDVMSEFFIPDPEGLVPSAEGYFGDFGGKFIPEALVAAVDEVAVEYEKAKGDPAFAAELNELMVNYTGRPSALTEVPRFAEHAGGARVFLKREDLNHTGSHKINNVLGQALLTKRMGKTRVIAETGAGQHGVATATACALFGLECTIYMGEIDTQRQALNVARMRMLGADVVPVLSGSRTLKDAINEAFRDWVANVDRTHYLFGTVAGPHPFPAMVRDFHRVIGVEARRQILERAGRLPDAAVACVGGGSNAIGLFHAFIPDADVRLVGCEPAGHGIETGEHAATLSAGEPGILHGSRSYVLQDEEGQITEPYSISAGLDYPGIGPEHAYLKDSGRGEYRAVTDDAAMQALLLLSRTEGIIPAIESAHALAGALEVGQELGKDGLIVVNLSGRGDKDMDTAARYFGLYDGEGSK; encoded by the coding sequence ATGCCTGAGAAGCCGGCCGTGTCAGACGTCATGTCAGAATTCTTCATCCCCGATCCCGAGGGACTTGTCCCCAGCGCCGAAGGCTACTTCGGCGACTTCGGCGGCAAGTTCATCCCCGAGGCGCTCGTCGCCGCCGTGGACGAGGTCGCCGTCGAGTACGAGAAGGCCAAGGGCGATCCCGCCTTCGCGGCCGAGCTGAACGAGCTGATGGTGAACTACACCGGCCGGCCCAGCGCGCTGACCGAGGTCCCGCGGTTCGCCGAACACGCCGGGGGCGCCCGGGTGTTCCTCAAGCGGGAGGACCTCAACCACACGGGGTCCCACAAGATCAACAACGTGCTGGGGCAGGCGCTGCTCACCAAGCGCATGGGCAAGACCCGGGTCATCGCCGAGACCGGCGCCGGCCAGCACGGCGTGGCCACGGCCACCGCCTGCGCGCTCTTCGGCCTCGAATGCACCATCTACATGGGGGAGATCGACACCCAGCGCCAGGCGCTGAACGTCGCCCGCATGCGGATGCTCGGCGCCGACGTGGTGCCCGTGCTGTCCGGCAGCCGTACCCTCAAGGACGCCATCAACGAGGCGTTCCGCGACTGGGTCGCCAACGTGGACCGTACGCACTACCTCTTCGGCACCGTCGCCGGACCGCACCCGTTCCCCGCGATGGTGCGGGACTTCCACCGCGTCATCGGGGTCGAGGCCAGGCGCCAGATCCTGGAGCGGGCGGGACGGCTGCCGGACGCCGCCGTCGCCTGTGTGGGCGGCGGGTCCAACGCGATCGGGCTCTTCCACGCGTTCATCCCCGACGCGGACGTACGGCTCGTGGGCTGCGAGCCGGCGGGGCACGGCATCGAGACCGGCGAGCACGCGGCCACGCTGAGCGCGGGCGAGCCCGGCATCCTGCACGGCTCACGGTCGTACGTCCTCCAGGACGAGGAGGGCCAGATCACCGAGCCGTACTCGATCTCCGCCGGACTCGACTACCCGGGCATCGGCCCCGAGCACGCGTACCTCAAGGACAGCGGGCGCGGGGAGTACCGCGCCGTCACGGACGACGCGGCCATGCAGGCACTGCTGCTGCTCTCCCGTACGGAAGGGATCATCCCGGCCATCGAGAGCGCGCACGCGCTGGCCGGCGCCCTCGAAGTGGGACAGGAACTGGGGAAGGACGGCCTGATCGTCGTCAACCTCTCCGGGCGCGGCGACAAGGACATGGACACGGCCGCCCGCTACTTCGGGCTGTACGACGGGGAGGGCTCCAAGTGA
- the rbsK gene encoding ribokinase translates to MTGIVVLGSTNMDLVAYTARAPKLGETVTGREFVTVPGGKGANQAVAAARAGGSVAMIGAVGSDDFGTVLRHTLEASCVDTDLLRTAEGASGTAHIVVDDDGGNAIVVVPGANGTVTDLGPGDEALITMADALLLQLELPLSAVVAGAEAARRHGVRTVLTPAPAQPLPPELLAATDLLVPNEHEAAVLTGIADPHRAADALLRQVPEVVITLGRAGSLHASRTTEPLFVPAPQVTAVDTTAAGDTFVGALVVALVESRPMPEALHWASTAAALCVQRPGASTSMPYRTEIEAS, encoded by the coding sequence ATGACCGGCATCGTGGTGCTCGGCAGCACCAACATGGATCTCGTCGCGTACACGGCCCGGGCCCCCAAGCTCGGGGAGACCGTCACCGGACGGGAGTTCGTCACCGTGCCCGGCGGCAAGGGCGCCAACCAGGCCGTCGCCGCCGCCCGCGCGGGCGGCTCCGTCGCGATGATCGGCGCGGTCGGCTCCGACGACTTCGGTACGGTGCTGCGGCACACGCTCGAAGCGTCCTGTGTCGACACCGACCTCCTGCGCACCGCCGAGGGCGCCTCGGGCACCGCGCACATCGTGGTGGACGACGACGGCGGCAACGCCATCGTCGTCGTCCCGGGCGCGAACGGCACCGTCACCGACCTCGGCCCCGGCGACGAGGCCCTCATCACCATGGCCGACGCGCTGCTCCTCCAGCTCGAACTCCCCCTGAGCGCCGTGGTCGCCGGGGCGGAGGCCGCCCGCCGCCATGGGGTGCGGACCGTCCTCACCCCGGCCCCCGCCCAGCCCCTGCCGCCCGAACTGCTCGCCGCCACCGACCTGTTGGTGCCCAACGAGCACGAGGCGGCCGTGCTCACCGGGATCGCGGACCCGCACAGGGCGGCCGACGCGCTGCTCCGGCAGGTCCCCGAGGTGGTGATCACCCTGGGCCGGGCCGGCAGCCTCCACGCGTCCCGGACCACGGAACCCCTCTTCGTGCCCGCTCCCCAGGTCACCGCCGTGGACACCACCGCCGCGGGCGACACGTTCGTGGGCGCGCTCGTCGTCGCGCTGGTCGAGAGCCGCCCCATGCCCGAGGCCCTGCACTGGGCCTCCACCGCCGCCGCGCTGTGCGTCCAGCGCCCGGGGGCGTCCACCTCCATGCCGTACCGCACCGAGATCGAGGCCTCATGA